From Herbaspirillum sp. WKF16:
CGCCGGGCTGGGTCATGGTGCGGATCACCAGGTCCAGCGCCTGGGTGGCGCCGTGGGTGGTGAGCACCTGGTCGATCGCCACGTCCAGCGCCCAGTGGCCGAGGAACTGCGCGATCAGCTGGCGCAGCGGCGCATAGCCGAAGGGATGGCCGTAGCCGACCTGCTGCGCGCCGGGCGAGCGAATGATGCGGCGCTCGGCCTGGTGCAGGCCTTCGTCGTTCAACCACTTGCCGGGCAGCCAGCCGCAGCCGGCCTTGATGGGCACGCGCTCGTCGGCGAACATTTCCGACAGCAGCCAGGCCGAGTCGATCACCGGCTCATGCGGCGTGAACACGGCGCGCGCGCCGTTCTGCCCGGCCCGCGCGGCGACGAAGAAGCCGGCCCCGCGCCGCGCCAGCAACATGCCGCGCGCCACCAGCTGCTCATACGCCTCGACCACGGTGGAGGCGCCGATGCCGTGGCTCTCGGCCAGTTGCCGCACCGAGGGCAGGCGTTCGCCGGAGCGCAGCTCGCCGCCCTCGATCAGTTGCGCCAGGCCGTCGGCCACCTGTTCAACCAGGCGGGCGGCGGTGTTTCTTTGCAGATCCAGCTGCAGCGCCTGGCGCTGGGGCTTGGCCATGGAGATTCCTTTACGCGTGGCGCCTGGCGACCTCATTGGCCGTCCGGCGCGGGTGTTCGGCATTCCGTCAAAGTGTATTGATCATCGCATAGGCGCCACCGGCGGCCGCATGCATCCTGTGCATGTGCAGCAAACAGCCACGACCCGCCGCCTTCCGGCAAATAAGGGCAGTACGGCGCGGTGGCGCCCGACGTTGTCGTTCCCGCCGGATGACTCAACACAGTTCACCGAAACAAACAATACAGTTTCGGATCAAATTAAAAAGTGTAGCTAACAATACTGCGACTGTCTGGCAATAATCAAGTCGTTCTCAACTCCGACTACAGATGGTGCGCCCCATGTCCAACACCGAACAACAAGCCGGCCTCTCCGCCTACTGGATGCCGTACACCGCCAACCGCAATTTCAAGGCCAGCCCGCGCATGCTGGTCTCGGCCGAGGGCATGCATTACCGCGACGACGCCGGCAACGCCATCCTCGACGGCACCGCCGGCCTGTGGTGTGTGCCGCTGGGCCACGCCCATCCCAAGATCGTGTCTGCCGTGCAGAAATCGGTCGCCACGCTGGACTATGCGCCGTCGTTCCAGCTCGGCCACCCTAGCGCCTTCGAACTGGCCGAGCGCCTCAAGGCCTACACCGGCAACCGTTTCTCCAACGTGTTCTATACCGGCTCCGGCTCGGAGGCGGTGGATACGGCGCTGAAGATCGCGCTGGCCTATCACCGCACCAAGGGCAACGCCACCCGCACCCGCTTCATCGGCCGCGAGCGGGGCTACCATGGCGTGGGCTTCGGCGGCATGTCGGTGGGCGGCATCGGCGGCAACCGCAAGACCTTCAGCACCGCGCTGATCGCCGGCGTGGACCACCTGCCGCACACCCATAACCTGGAGAAGAACGCCTTCACCAAGGGCGAGCCGGAATACGGCGCGCACCTGGCCGACGAGCTGGAGCGCCTGGTCGCGCTGCACGACGCCTCCAACATCGCCGCCGTGATCGTCGAACCGGTGGCCGGCTCCACCGGCGTGCTGGTGCCGCCCAAGGGTTACCTGAAGCGCCTGCGCGAACTGTGCACCAAGCACGGCATCCTGCTGATCTTCGACGAAGTGATCACCGGCTTCGGCCGCCTGACCACGCCGTTCGCCTCCGACTACTTCGGCGTCGAGCCGGACATCTTCACCACCGCCAAGGGCCTCACCAACGGCGTGGTGCCGATGGGCGCGGTGTTCGTCAAGCAAGAGATCCACGACGCCTTCATGAACGGCCCGGACGGCATCGAGCTGTTCCACGGCTACACCTACTCCGGCCACCCGTTGGCCTGCGCCGCCGGCCTGGCTTCGCTGGACGTGTTCGAGCAGGAAGGCGTGCTGGAGCATGCGCAGTCGGTGTCCGATTACTTCCAGGATGCGGCGCACGCGCTGCGCGGCCTGCCGCACGTCATCGACGTGCGCACCATCGGCCTGATCGCCGGCATCGAGCTGGCCTCGATCCAGGGCCGGGTCGGCGCGCGCGCCTACGACGCCTTCGTGCGCGCCTTCAACGACGGCATCCTGATCCGCGTCACCGGCGACATCATCGCGCTGTCGCCGCCGCTGATCATCAGCAAGCAACAGATCGACGAGCTGTTCGGCAAGCTCGCCGCGATCCTCAAGACCCTCGCCTAACCGATATCCGGAGCCACAAGCAACAATGGAAAAGATTACCCACTACATCGGCGGCAAGCGCGTCGATACCGTCAGCGGCCGCTACGCCGATGTCTTCAATCCGGCGCAGGGCGTGCCGGTGGCGCAGGTCGCGCTGGGCACGGCCGATGAGGTCGACGCCGCCGTCAAGGCCGGCGCCGCCGCCTTCCCGGCCTGGTCCAACACGCCGCCGCTGACCCGCGCGCGCGTGCTGTTCCGCTTCCTGCACCTGATCCAGCAGCGCGCCGACGACTTCGCCCGCATCATCGTGCGCGAGCACGGCAAGACCTTCTCCGACGCCCAGGGCGAAGTCGCGCGCGGCATCGAGATCGTCGAGTTCGCCGCCGGCATCCCGCAGATGCTCAAAGGCGAATACACCGACCAGATCGCGCGCGGCATCGACGCCTGGTCGATGCGCCAGGCGCTGGGCGTGGTGGCCGGCATCACGCCGTTCAACTTCCCCGCCATGGTGCCGATGTGGATGTTCCCGATCGCCATCGCCTGCGGCAACAGCTTCGTGCTCAAGCCCTCCGAGCGCGATCCTTCCGCCGCGCTGCTGATCGCCGAGCTGCTGCAGGAAGCCGGCCTGCCGGATGGCGTGTTCAACGTCATCCAGGGCGACAAGGTCACCGTGGACGCCCTGCTCGACCATCCGCAGGTGAAGGCCATCAGCTTCGTCGGCTCGACCCCGATTGCCGAATACATCTATGCGCGCGGCTCGGCCAAGGGCAAGCGCGTGCAAGCCCTGGGCGGCGCCAAGAACCACATGGTGGTGATGCCCGACGCCGACATGTCGCTGGCGGTCGATGCCTTGATGGGCGCGGCCTTCGGCTCGGCCGGCGAGCGCTGCATGGCGATCTCGGTGGCGGTGGCGGTCGGCTCCGCCGGCGACCAGCTGGTGCAGGCCCTGGCCGAACGCGCGCGCAATCTCAAGATCAACGAAGGCAACGCGGCCGGCGCCGAAATGGGACCGGTGGTCACCGCGGCCGCCAAGCAACGCATCGAAGGCCTGATCGCGCGCGGCGTGGAAGAAGGCGCCAAGCTGGTGGTCGACGGGCGCGGCTACAAGGTGCCGGGTTTCGAGCAGGGCTTCTTCGTCGGCGGTACGCTGTTCGACCATGTCACGCCGGAGATGACGGTGTACAAGGAAGAGATCTTCGGCCCCGTGCTGTGCGTGCTGCGCGCGCCCGACATCGCCAGCGCGGTGGAGCTGATCAACGCCCATGAGTACGGCAACGGCGTGGCGGTGTACACGCGCGACGGCGGCGTGGCGCGCGAATTCGTGCGCCAGATCGAGGTCGGCATGGTGGGCGTGAACGTGCCGTTGCCGGTGCCGATGGCCTTCAGCAGTTTCGGCGGCTGGAAGCGCAGCCTGTTCGGCGACCATCACATGTACGGACCGGAAGGCGTGCGCTTCTACACCCGGGCCAAGGCGGTGATGCAGCGCTGGCCCAACACCGCCAGCGCGGGCGCCGAGTTCGCCTTCCCGCAGATGAAATGATGTGACGAAAAACGGCATGAAATCCTTCATGCCGTTTTTCATTTCGGCAGGGCGAAAATGCGCTGCCGGTTGTTGGTGCAAAAAGCAGGGAACGTGGTGCAGATGCCAAACGGCGGGAACCGAAATGCACCGCGATGTCGATGAAAATTTTTAAGCGCACAAAGGGAGGGAAAGGAAGACAATCCTGATGGAGCGATTCGCCGCAGGACGCGGCGAAGGAGTCCCCGGCAAGAAGAAAATCCGCATCGCCACCGCATGAAAAATACATCGGGGCATGGGCAACGGATACCGAACAGAAACAGAGACACAGCATTTCACGGCCAGGAGGAGCCCGCCATGATCGTTCGCATCATGTCACGCCCGTTCGACCTCGCTTATCCGCGTTTTTTTGGCGGAGGAATGCGCTCGTCCGCCGGCATCGCAGGCGTCTCGTTTCATCCGGATTTTCACTCTTGCTGGGCATGGAATTTGCGTTGAGAGCCGTTGAAGTTTCGTGGATGTCACTTGTGAATTTTTTATCCTGAGGGAGATGTGAATATGATCAGCCGTCGCGATTTTCTGAAACTGTCCGCACTGGCCGCGCCGGGAGCGCTGAGCGTCACCGATGTGTTCGCGCAAGCCGATGCGATTTCCTTCGGCTGCCCGGTGCCGATGTCGGGTCCGTTCGCCGCCAACGGCAAGTTCGCCGACATGGGCATGAAGCTGGCGCTGCAGAAATACGGCAAGGTGCTGGGCAAGAACACCAGCTACGTGACGCTGGACACCGAGGGCAAGCCGGCCACCGCCGTGCGCAAGATGCAGGAGACCATCGAGAAGGGCACGCGCTTCTTCGCCGGCGGCATCCTCTCGGGCGAAGCGCTGGCCATGGGCAAGGAAGCCGACAAGGCCGGCAGCATCTTCATCACCACCGCCGGCGCCGACGAGATCACCGGCACCGACTGCAACCGCTCGACCTTCCGCTGGTCGGTGCCGACCTTCGGCGCCATCGAGCAGACCGTGCGCCCGCTGCTGGAGAAGATGCCCAACGCCAAGCGCTGGTACACCATCACGCCGCAATACGTGTTCGGCGAGGGCCTGCTGTCGGCGGCCAAGAACATCTTCAAGGAAAAGGGCATCGAGCACGTCGGCAACAGCTACCACTCGCTGACCGAGAAGGAGTTCTCCGGCTACCTGACCAACGCCATGGCCGCCAAGCCGGACGTGCTGCTGCTTCTGAACTTCGGCTCGCAATCCTCCGACACGCTGCGCCAGGCGGTCAGCTTCGGCATGAAGAACAACTGTACGATCCTGATGGCCTGGGCTTCCGGCCTGGAGCAGTTCGAGACGCTGGGCGCCGACATCTGCGACGGCGTCTACTTCGGCGCGCAGTACTGGCACGCGATCGATTCGCCCTTCAACAAGGAATTCGTCAAGCTGGTCAACGACACGCTGAAGATCGATCCCAACTACAGCCTGGCCGGCTCCTACATCTGCACCAAGATCATGCTGGACGCCATCATCAAGGCCAACAGCACCGATCCCAAGGCGGTCATCGCGGCCATGGAAGGCATGAAGTACGAAGGCCTGACCGGCACCGAGGAAATCCGCAAGGGCGACCACCAGGTCATCAAGAACTACTACCTGCTCAAGGGCAAGGCGAAGTCCAAGATGGCCAACAAGAACGACTACGCGGATATCGTGTCTTCCGGCAAGTCGTTCCTGGCGCTGGACAAGACGCAATGCAAGCTGTGATGCGTTTGAGCTCGCGCGGCTACTCAACCGTTCGGACTGAGTAGCCGCGCGAGCGGCGTATCGAGGGCGCCCTGCGCGTGAAGCGCGACGGCGCGTCTTCGATACGACCCTTCGGGTCTACTCAGTCCGAACGGTCATTGATGTATTACTGAACGTCACGAGGTCTCATGAATATCTACCTGCTGCAGATCGCCAACGGCGTCGGCATCGGCATGCTCTACTTCCTGCTGGCGGTGGGCCTGTCGATCGTCTTCGGCCTGCTGCGCTTCGTCAATTTCTCGCATGGCGCCTTCTTCCTGCTGGGCGCCTACCTGTGCTTCCAGGTGGTCGACATGGGCATCGGCTTCTGGTGGTCGCTGCTGATCGCGCCGCTGGCCGTGGGCCTGTTCGCCTGGGTGGTGGAACGCTTCGTGCTGCGGCATGTGTACGCGCTGCCGCACCACTTCCACATCCTCTTCACGGTCGGCCTGGCGCTGGTGCTGCAGGAGGCCGTGATCTCGGCCTGGGGGCCGCTGGGCAACAACGTCTCGCCGCCCGACATGCTGCAAGGCGTGGTGATGGCCGGCGGCTTCGTCTACCCCAAGTACCGGCTGTTCGTGATCGGCCTGACCGCGGTGATGGCGCTGGTCCTGTGGTGGGTGCTGGAAGGCACGCGCCTGGGCTCGATCGTGCGCGCCGGCAGCGAATCCACCGAGATGGTGTCGCTGCTGGGCCTGAACATCAACCGCATCTTCAGCCTGGTGTTCGCGCTGGGCGCGGCCACCGCCGGCCTGGCCGGCGCGCTGGCCGCTCCGATCCGCGGCGCCGATCCCTTCATGGGCGTGGAGGCGCTGGGCATCGCCTTCGTGGTGGTGGTGGTGGGCGGCCTGGGCAGTTTCTGGGGCGCGCTGATCGGCGGCCTGCTGGTGGGCATCGTGCAAAGCGTGATGAGCACGGTGTGGTCCGAAGGCGCGCACCTGATGATCTACGTCGCCATGGCCGCGGTCATGCTGCTGCGGCCCAACGGCCTGCTCGGCCGACCGGGCGCGGCGTGAGGAGCAACACATGAAACATATCGTGCATTTCCGCTATACCCTGCTGGCCGCCGCCGTGGTGCTGCTGCTGCCGCTGCTGCTGAGTTCAGGCACGCTGGCAACCGAGGTGCTGGTGTTCGCGCTGGCCGCGCTGGGCTGCAACCTGCTGCTGGGATACACCGGACTGATGTCGTTCGGCCAGGGCATCTTCTTCGGCGTGGGCAGCTACGCCACCGGCGTGGTGCTGCTGCAGTTGAAGCTGGGCCTGCTGCCTTCGCTGGCGCTGGCCGCGCTGGGCGGCGCCGCGGTGGCGCTGCTGGTGGGCTGGTTCTCAATCCGCCAGCGCGGCACCTATTTCGTGATGCTGACGCTGGCCTTCGCCCAGATGTTCTACTTCCTGGCCTACACCATGAAGGATGTCACCGGCGGCGACAACGGCCTGCTGGACATTCCGCGCCCGCCGCTCTCGGTGTTCGGCCTGACGCTGCTGCCGACCGGCACCTCCTGGCAGTACTACACGGTGGTGGCGATCCTGTTCGTGCTGGTGTTCTGGATGCTGCAGCGGGTGGTCGATTCGGTGCTGGGCAAGACCCTGCTGGCGGTGCGCGACAACGAGGCGCGCGCCTCGGCGCTGGGCTATGACGTGCGCCTGCTCAAGCTCGCCGCCTTCGTGATCTCGGGCGCCGTGACGGGGCTTGCCGGTGGCCTGCACGCGATGATGACGGGCGTGGCGCCGCTCTCCAACATCGAGTACCACACCAGCGAATCGATCCTGGTGATGACCGTCATCGGCGGCACCGGCAACCTGTTCGCCTCGCTGCTGGGCGCGGCCTTCTACGTGCTGGCCGGCAACTGGCTCTCGACGCTGTGGCCGCGCTGGCTGATGCTGCTGGGCCTGCTGCTGATCGCCGTCAGCCTGTACATGCAAAAGGGCCTGTTCGGCCTGGCCGTGAAACTGGTCAAGCTCCTGCGTCCGGCGAAAAGCGGCGCGCAGGAGAGCATCGCCAAGGAGAAGCATTCATGAGCGCCCCCATCCTGCAGGCGTTGAACGTCACCAAGCGCTACGGCAAGTTCACCGCGGTCAACAACATCACGCTGGACATCATGCCCGGCACCGTGCACTCGGTGATCGGCCCCAACGGCGCCGGCAAGACCACGCTGTTCCACACGCTGACCGGCACCACGCCGATCACGGAGGGCAGCATCCGCGTCGAGGGCCTGGAGGTGGCCCACCTGCCCGGCTACAAGCGGGTGCAGAAAGGCCTGGCGCGCTCGTTCCAGGTGACCAGCCTGTTTCCCAACCTGACGGTGTGGGAGAACCTGCGCCTGGCCGCGCAGGGACGCGCGCCGCTGGCGGCGCTCAACCCATGGCGCCGCGCCGAGCAGATGCGCGCGGCCTGCGAGCTGGCCGACAAGCTGGTGACGCGCCTGTCGTTGCAGCATGTGGCGCAGCGACAGTCCTCGGAACTGTCGCACGGCCAGCAGCGCCGGCTGGAAGTGGGCATGGCCATGGCCGGCCAGCCCAAGGTGATCTTCCTCGACGAGCCGACCTCGGGCATGGGCATCGACGACATCGCCGACATGAAGCGCCTGATCCACAGCCTGCGCGAGGACTACACGGTGGTGCTGATCGAGCACAACATGGATATCGTGATGGACATTTCCGACCGCATCACCGTGATGCAGCTGGGCCAGATCCTGGCGCAGGGCAAACCCGACGAGATCCGCCGCGACGAACGCGTGCGCCGCGCCTATCTCGGCAGCATGATCACCGGAGGCAAAGCATGATCCTGCAAGTGCAAGACGTTCACGGCTACTATGGCAAGAGCCATATCCTGCAAGGCGTGTCGCTGGAGGTGGACGCGGGCGAGGTGGTGACCCTGCTGGGCCGCAACGGCGCCGGCAAGACCACCACGCTCAAGAGCATCGTCGGCGTGGTGCCGCCGACCCAGGGGCGCGTGCTGTTCGAGGGCCAGCAGGTCAGCGGCCTGCCGCCGCACAAGATCGCCGCGCGCGGCGTGTGCCTGGTGCCGGAGCACCGCGGCATCTTCAAGCTGCTGACCGTGGAAGAGAACCTCACCATGGCCGCCCGCAAGGAATCGGCCTGGGGCCTGGAAGACGTCTACAAGATCTTCCCGCGCCTGAAGGAGCGCCGCAGGAACGGCGGCGGCCAGCTCTCCGGCGGCGAGCAGCAGATGCTGGCGATCGCGCGCGCGCTGATGACGCACCCGCGCGTGATGATGCTGGACGAACCTGTGGAAGGCCTGGCGCCGGTGATCGTCGACGAGATCGTGGCGCAGATCAAGCTGATCAAGGCCACCGGGATGTCCATCATCCTGGTGGAGCAGAACCTGGAGGTGTGCACGCAACTGGCCGACCGCCACTACATCGTGGAGCAGGGACGTGTCGTCTACAGCGGCGGCAACGCCGAGTTCCTGGCCGACGACGGCATCAAGGACCGCTACCTGGGCGTGAACCTGGCGGCGTGACAAATCTCATGTCGCCGGTTCGGCCTGCGGCCTGCCCAGGCCGAACGGCAATTGGAATATCGATCATCTGGCAAGAAGGAAAAGCAATCATGGACATGAAAACCAAAGCAAGCGCCCTGCGCATCGACGGCGACCGCCTGTGGGATTCGCTGATGGCGCTGGGCAAGATCGGCGGCACCGCCAAGGGCGGCGTCTGCCGGCTGGCGCTGACCGACCTCGACAAGCAAGGCCGCGACCTGGTGACCTCCTGGGCCCGGGCCGAAGGCATGAGCGTGGTGGTCGACCAGATCGGCAACATCTTCATGCGCCGCGCCGGCCGCAACAACGACCTGCCGCCGGTGATGACCGGCTCGCACATCGACACCCAGCCGACCGGCGGCAAGTTCGACGGCAACTACGGCGTGCTCTCCGGCATCGAGGTAATCCGCACGCTGAACCAGCACAAGATCCAGACCGAGGCGCCCATCGAGGTGGCGGTGTGGACCAATGAGGAAGGCTCGCGCTTCGTGCCGGTAATGATGGGTTCGGGCGTGTTCTGCGGCGCCTTCACGCTGGAGCACGCCTACAACGCCACCGACGTCGACGGCAAGAAGGTCAGAGATGAGCTGGAGCGCATTGGCTACATCGGCGAGCAGACCTGCGGCGACCATCCGATCGGCGCCTACTACGAGGCGCACATCGAGCAGGGCCCGGTGCTGGAGAACGCCGACACCGTGATCGGCGTGGTGCCGGCGGTGCTGGGCCTGTCCTGGTACGACTGCACGGTGACCGGTTTCGAGTCGCACGCGGGCCCCACGCCGATGGAGATCCGCAAGGACGCGCTGCAGGTGTCCACCTACATCATGCAAGAGGTGGTGGCCATCGCCAACCGCTATCCGCCCTACGGCCGCGGCACGGTGGGTCAGGTGCAGGTGATGCCCAACAGCCGCAATGTGATCCCCGGCCAGGTGAAGTTCTCCATCGACCTGCGCAACGTCAGCGACGAGACGCTCAACCGCATGCACGAGGACCTGCTGGCCTATCTTGAGGCGATGCGCCGGAAGACCGGCCTTGCCATCGAGCTGGAGCGCGTCTCCTACTTCCCGCCCTGCCCCTTCCATCCGGACTGCGTGGACAACGTGCGCGGCGCCGCCGGCGCGCTCGGCTACAAGACCATGGACGTGGTCTCCGGCGCCGGCCACGACGCCATCTACGCCGCGCGCCTGGCGCCGGCCGGCATGATCTTCGTGCCCTGCAAGGACGGCGTGTCGCACAACGAGATCGAGGACGCCAAGCCGGAGCACCTGGAGGCGGGCTGCAACGTGCTGCTGCAAGCCATGCTGGCCAGCGCCGGCGTGGTCAACGAGTGAGGATAGAGATGAAACCCAGGATCGTCATTGCCCGCATGAATCACGAGACCAATACCTTCTCGCCGATTCCCACGCCGCTGGAAGCCTTCGACCCGCAGTGGGACGAGGCCGCCTACCGCGACCAGAAAGGCGCGCGCACCGCGATGGGCGCCTTCCTCGACATCGCCGGGAAGATGGGCGCCGAGATCGTCACGCCGCTGGCGGCCTGGGCCAATCCCAGCGCGGCGGTGGCGGCCGACGCCTACACCGTGATGTGCGACGGCATCGTGCGCGCCATCGAGCAGGGCTGCGACGCCATCATGCTCGACCTGCACGGCGCCATGGTGGCCGAAAACGCCGACGACGGCGAAGGCGCGCTGCTGGAGCGCATCCGCAAGGTCGCGCCCGACACGCCGATGACGGTGGCGCTGGACCTGCACGGCAACGTCACGCAAAAGATGATCGAGCATGCCGACATCGTGGTCAGCTTCAAGACCTATCCGCACATCGACATGTACGAGACCGGCGAACATGCCGGGCGCCTGCTGGTCGATCTGCTCAACGGAACATCCAGGCCGCTGGTGGCCTGGCGCCAGGTGCCGTTGCTGTCGGCCACGCTGACCAGCAACACTTCGGCCTCGGCCATGCAGCGCGCGGTGCAGGCCGCGCAGGAGGCGGAGAAACAGGACGGCGTGCTGGCCGTCTCGGTGCTGGCCGGCTTCCCCTTGTCCGACTTCCGCGACGCCGGCATGTCGGTGGTGGTGGTGACCGAGAACGACAACATCCTGGCCGACGCCGTGGCCGAGAAGATCGCCCGCCAGATCTGGACCGAACGCGACGACTTCGTCTACGACAGCCTGCCCCTCAGGGAATCGCTGGCCCAGGCCAAGCTGCGCAGCCTCGGCGCCGGCAACGGCCCGGTGCTGCTGCT
This genomic window contains:
- a CDS encoding aspartate aminotransferase family protein yields the protein MSNTEQQAGLSAYWMPYTANRNFKASPRMLVSAEGMHYRDDAGNAILDGTAGLWCVPLGHAHPKIVSAVQKSVATLDYAPSFQLGHPSAFELAERLKAYTGNRFSNVFYTGSGSEAVDTALKIALAYHRTKGNATRTRFIGRERGYHGVGFGGMSVGGIGGNRKTFSTALIAGVDHLPHTHNLEKNAFTKGEPEYGAHLADELERLVALHDASNIAAVIVEPVAGSTGVLVPPKGYLKRLRELCTKHGILLIFDEVITGFGRLTTPFASDYFGVEPDIFTTAKGLTNGVVPMGAVFVKQEIHDAFMNGPDGIELFHGYTYSGHPLACAAGLASLDVFEQEGVLEHAQSVSDYFQDAAHALRGLPHVIDVRTIGLIAGIELASIQGRVGARAYDAFVRAFNDGILIRVTGDIIALSPPLIISKQQIDELFGKLAAILKTLA
- a CDS encoding branched-chain amino acid ABC transporter permease, producing MNIYLLQIANGVGIGMLYFLLAVGLSIVFGLLRFVNFSHGAFFLLGAYLCFQVVDMGIGFWWSLLIAPLAVGLFAWVVERFVLRHVYALPHHFHILFTVGLALVLQEAVISAWGPLGNNVSPPDMLQGVVMAGGFVYPKYRLFVIGLTAVMALVLWWVLEGTRLGSIVRAGSESTEMVSLLGLNINRIFSLVFALGAATAGLAGALAAPIRGADPFMGVEALGIAFVVVVVGGLGSFWGALIGGLLVGIVQSVMSTVWSEGAHLMIYVAMAAVMLLRPNGLLGRPGAA
- a CDS encoding ABC transporter ATP-binding protein translates to MSAPILQALNVTKRYGKFTAVNNITLDIMPGTVHSVIGPNGAGKTTLFHTLTGTTPITEGSIRVEGLEVAHLPGYKRVQKGLARSFQVTSLFPNLTVWENLRLAAQGRAPLAALNPWRRAEQMRAACELADKLVTRLSLQHVAQRQSSELSHGQQRRLEVGMAMAGQPKVIFLDEPTSGMGIDDIADMKRLIHSLREDYTVVLIEHNMDIVMDISDRITVMQLGQILAQGKPDEIRRDERVRRAYLGSMITGGKA
- a CDS encoding M81 family metallopeptidase, which codes for MKPRIVIARMNHETNTFSPIPTPLEAFDPQWDEAAYRDQKGARTAMGAFLDIAGKMGAEIVTPLAAWANPSAAVAADAYTVMCDGIVRAIEQGCDAIMLDLHGAMVAENADDGEGALLERIRKVAPDTPMTVALDLHGNVTQKMIEHADIVVSFKTYPHIDMYETGEHAGRLLVDLLNGTSRPLVAWRQVPLLSATLTSNTSASAMQRAVQAAQEAEKQDGVLAVSVLAGFPLSDFRDAGMSVVVVTENDNILADAVAEKIARQIWTERDDFVYDSLPLRESLAQAKLRSLGAGNGPVLLLDHSDNVMSGGTCNTMDVLEAALEAGLDGIAVGPISDPEAVAHMVEAGLGATVTLAVGNKVQLTQQGISKVPPLLSGKVAAITDGRFTVTGPIYTGSTIQMGRSVLLDIGRAKIVVTEERVEPYDLGVFTSLGLDPARQSFLILKSRMYCRPVFVPISRGLVECDSDSGGPTSSNLKLFPIKKVRRPVYPLDADMAW
- a CDS encoding branched-chain amino acid ABC transporter permease, with the protein product MKHIVHFRYTLLAAAVVLLLPLLLSSGTLATEVLVFALAALGCNLLLGYTGLMSFGQGIFFGVGSYATGVVLLQLKLGLLPSLALAALGGAAVALLVGWFSIRQRGTYFVMLTLAFAQMFYFLAYTMKDVTGGDNGLLDIPRPPLSVFGLTLLPTGTSWQYYTVVAILFVLVFWMLQRVVDSVLGKTLLAVRDNEARASALGYDVRLLKLAAFVISGAVTGLAGGLHAMMTGVAPLSNIEYHTSESILVMTVIGGTGNLFASLLGAAFYVLAGNWLSTLWPRWLMLLGLLLIAVSLYMQKGLFGLAVKLVKLLRPAKSGAQESIAKEKHS
- a CDS encoding Zn-dependent hydrolase, yielding MDMKTKASALRIDGDRLWDSLMALGKIGGTAKGGVCRLALTDLDKQGRDLVTSWARAEGMSVVVDQIGNIFMRRAGRNNDLPPVMTGSHIDTQPTGGKFDGNYGVLSGIEVIRTLNQHKIQTEAPIEVAVWTNEEGSRFVPVMMGSGVFCGAFTLEHAYNATDVDGKKVRDELERIGYIGEQTCGDHPIGAYYEAHIEQGPVLENADTVIGVVPAVLGLSWYDCTVTGFESHAGPTPMEIRKDALQVSTYIMQEVVAIANRYPPYGRGTVGQVQVMPNSRNVIPGQVKFSIDLRNVSDETLNRMHEDLLAYLEAMRRKTGLAIELERVSYFPPCPFHPDCVDNVRGAAGALGYKTMDVVSGAGHDAIYAARLAPAGMIFVPCKDGVSHNEIEDAKPEHLEAGCNVLLQAMLASAGVVNE
- a CDS encoding ABC transporter substrate-binding protein, whose amino-acid sequence is MISRRDFLKLSALAAPGALSVTDVFAQADAISFGCPVPMSGPFAANGKFADMGMKLALQKYGKVLGKNTSYVTLDTEGKPATAVRKMQETIEKGTRFFAGGILSGEALAMGKEADKAGSIFITTAGADEITGTDCNRSTFRWSVPTFGAIEQTVRPLLEKMPNAKRWYTITPQYVFGEGLLSAAKNIFKEKGIEHVGNSYHSLTEKEFSGYLTNAMAAKPDVLLLLNFGSQSSDTLRQAVSFGMKNNCTILMAWASGLEQFETLGADICDGVYFGAQYWHAIDSPFNKEFVKLVNDTLKIDPNYSLAGSYICTKIMLDAIIKANSTDPKAVIAAMEGMKYEGLTGTEEIRKGDHQVIKNYYLLKGKAKSKMANKNDYADIVSSGKSFLALDKTQCKL
- a CDS encoding CoA-acylating methylmalonate-semialdehyde dehydrogenase produces the protein MEKITHYIGGKRVDTVSGRYADVFNPAQGVPVAQVALGTADEVDAAVKAGAAAFPAWSNTPPLTRARVLFRFLHLIQQRADDFARIIVREHGKTFSDAQGEVARGIEIVEFAAGIPQMLKGEYTDQIARGIDAWSMRQALGVVAGITPFNFPAMVPMWMFPIAIACGNSFVLKPSERDPSAALLIAELLQEAGLPDGVFNVIQGDKVTVDALLDHPQVKAISFVGSTPIAEYIYARGSAKGKRVQALGGAKNHMVVMPDADMSLAVDALMGAAFGSAGERCMAISVAVAVGSAGDQLVQALAERARNLKINEGNAAGAEMGPVVTAAAKQRIEGLIARGVEEGAKLVVDGRGYKVPGFEQGFFVGGTLFDHVTPEMTVYKEEIFGPVLCVLRAPDIASAVELINAHEYGNGVAVYTRDGGVAREFVRQIEVGMVGVNVPLPVPMAFSSFGGWKRSLFGDHHMYGPEGVRFYTRAKAVMQRWPNTASAGAEFAFPQMK
- a CDS encoding ABC transporter ATP-binding protein, yielding MILQVQDVHGYYGKSHILQGVSLEVDAGEVVTLLGRNGAGKTTTLKSIVGVVPPTQGRVLFEGQQVSGLPPHKIAARGVCLVPEHRGIFKLLTVEENLTMAARKESAWGLEDVYKIFPRLKERRRNGGGQLSGGEQQMLAIARALMTHPRVMMLDEPVEGLAPVIVDEIVAQIKLIKATGMSIILVEQNLEVCTQLADRHYIVEQGRVVYSGGNAEFLADDGIKDRYLGVNLAA